A single genomic interval of Trichosurus vulpecula isolate mTriVul1 chromosome 6, mTriVul1.pri, whole genome shotgun sequence harbors:
- the LOC118853690 gene encoding olfactory receptor 508-like, whose translation MSGNNCTAVTEFIILGLTDDPILRVILFVIFLGVYTVTLVGNLSIIILIRNSSQLHTPMYLFLSHLAFVDIEISSSVTPLMLMNYLEDITLIPLPECVAQLCCGATFGTAECFLLAVMAYDRYVAICSPLLYSTNMSTRVCTLLLITSYLGGCVNAWIFTGCLLNRSFCGPNKINHFFCDYSPLLKLSYSQDNLAEILPPASAGSVIMITVLIIIISYAYILFSVLKIRSTEGRSKAFSTCTSHLTAVILFYGTLTFIYMMPKSSYSTDENKVVSLFYTVMIPMLNPLIYSLRNNEVKGALRKMMSRKHLFS comes from the coding sequence ATGTCTGGTAATAACTGCACTGCTGTGactgaattcattattttggGGTTAACAGATGATCCAATCCTTCGTGTCATCCTCTTTGTGATTTTCCTAGGTGTCTACACTGTCACCTTAGTTGGTAACCTCAGCATAATCATATTGATCAGAAATAGCTCCCAACTTCACACTCCAATGTACCTTTTCCTCAGCCACTTGGCTTTTGTGGATAttgaaatttcctcatctgtcacccCTCTCATGCTCATGAATTACCTTGAGGACATAACCTTAATCCCTCTTCCAGAGTGTGTGGCCCAGCTGTGTTGTGGAGCCACCTTTGGGACAGCTGAGTGCTTCCTGCTGGCTGTGATGGCCTATGATCGGTATGTGGCCATCTGTAGTCCCCTACTCTACTCCACCAACATGTCTACTAGGGTCTGCACTCTGTTACTCATTACATCCTACCTGGGTGGTTGTGTGAATGCTTGGATCTTTACTGGTTGCTTATTGAACCGGTCCTTCTGTGGACCCAATAAGATCAATCACTTTTTCTGTGATTATTCACCACTTTTGAAGCTTTCCTACTCCCAAGATAATCTTGCTGAAATTCTTCCTCCCGCCTCTGCTGGGTCAGTAATTATGATCACAGTGTTAATTATCATAATCTCTTATGCATACATCCTCTTCTCTGTGCTGAAGATAAGATCCACTGAAGGGAGATCTAAAGCTTTCTCTACTTGTACCTCTCACCTCACAGCAGTCATTCTGTTCTATGGGACCCTTACATTCATTTATATGATGCCTAAATCCAGCTACTCAACGGATGAGAATAAAGTGGTGTCTCTTTTCTATACTGTAATGATCCCCATGTTGAACCCCCTGATCTACAGTTTAAGGAATAATGAAGTAAAGGGAGCACTAAGGAAAATGATGAGTAGGAAACATCTGTTTTCATAA